A window of Castanea sativa cultivar Marrone di Chiusa Pesio chromosome 1, ASM4071231v1 contains these coding sequences:
- the LOC142621991 gene encoding glycerophosphodiester phosphodiesterase GDPD1, chloroplastic-like translates to MALKAVLVSDVPNLDQVPENPSFSLYSTRFSKGVELGRSAYGIPKFLVIGHRGHGMNVLQSSDRRMRAFKENSISSFNAASCFPIDYIEFDVQVTRDDCPVIFHDDVILSEENGTVFEKRVTDLTLSEFLGYGPQGEPSKQGKPLLRKLKNGNIVNWDVETDDTLCTLQETFQQVNPSLGFNIELKFDDHIVYDQDYLFRVLQSILQVVFEYANDRPIIFSSFQPDAALLVKKLQSTYPVFFLTNGGTEIYYDVRRNSLEDAVKLCLEGGLDGIVSEVKGVFRNPGAVTKIKEAKLSLLTYGKLNNVPEAVYLQNLMGIDGVIVDLVKEISEAVSNMIKPLKADEGESLSEGVEAKPQFSPRELAFLWKLIPELIEL, encoded by the exons atggCTCTCAAAGCTGTTCTTGTCTCCGACGTCCCAAACCTCGACCAGGTCCCTGAGaatccctctttctctctctactcCACTCGCTTCTCCAAAG gtgtggAATTGGGGAGGAGTGCATATGGAATACCGAAGTTTTTAGTGATAGGGCACAGGGGACATGGGATGAACGTGTTACAGTCATCTGATCGTAGAATGAGAGCGTTCAAGGAGAACTCGATCTCGTCCTTCAACGCTGCTTCTTGTTTCCCTATCGATTACATCGAATTCGATGTTCAG GTGACAAGAGATGACTGCCCTGTCATTTTCCACGATGATGTTATTCTCTCTGAAGAAAAT GGTACTGTGTTTGAGAAAAGGGTCACAGATTTGACTCTCTCAGAATTCCTTGGCTATGGTCCCCAAGGAGAACCAAGCAAGCAAGGGAAACCTTTGCTgaggaaattaaaaaatgggAATATTGTGAATTGGGATGTAGAGACAGATGACACTCTTTGTACACTTCAAGAAACTTTTCAGCAAGTGAATCCCTCACTGGGCTTCAACATTGAGTTAAAATTCGATGACCACATTGTTTACGACCAAGATTATCTCTTCCGTGTTCTCCAATCCATCTTGCAG GTGGTGTTTGAGTATGCTAATGACAGACCTATTATCTTCTCAAGCTTCCAGCCGGATGCGGCATTGCTCGTTAAAAAGTTACAGAGCACTTACCCT GTCTTCTTTTTGACTAATGGGGGTACTGAGATATACTACGATGTGAGGAGGAACTCCTTGGAAGATGCCGTAAAGCTGTGCTTGGAGGGTGGTTTGGATGGAATTGTGTCAGAGGTTAAGGGAGTTTTTAGAAATCCCGGCGCCGTTACCAAGATCAAGGAGGCCAAGCTTTCACTTCTTACCTACGGAAAATTGAA TAATGTGCCTGAAGCAGTATACTTGCAAAATCTAATGGGAATTGATGGAGTGATTGTTGATCTGGTTAAAGAGATCTCAGAAGCAGTTTCCAATATGATAAAGCCATTGAAGGCAGATGAAGGGGAAAGTTTATCCGAGGGGGTGGAAGCAAAGCCCCAATTCTCGCCACGGGAGCTTGCATTTCTTTGGAAGCTTATCCCTGAGTTGATAGAACTTTAA
- the LOC142643678 gene encoding uncharacterized protein LOC142643678 isoform X1 — protein sequence MADMYKNQLQELAQRSCFNLPSYACIREGPDHAPRFKASVNFNGEIFESPSYCTTLRQAEHAAAEVALSVLSTRGPARSLTARVLDETGIYKNLLQETAHRAGLNLPVYTTIRSGPGHVPIFTCTVELAGMNFTGEPAKTKKQAEKNAAIAAWSALKKLPNLGAWTNKEAATREEQDQAVVTRFLSNFRPKDDFKQARRRDQNQAKRRMVRSHRDFSCGSSSTSSNHQIQHQQWRLLDLLLDSASEGSSQIKNSFVSLLPPPPPRTASKILPPTSPRDTPSPYSSNRSIPVQVRGRSQIITPPLEEHQRDEEEWLGGKSDAIKKPIEKEGPSNSSSNFVCGASSIYRQFPMSNSGKVASSMLDSTIQHEQSQIRTGPFGSAQDKVPTNAHMARTMYTGGFNPHRIAPAVQIRSVIPVCAAPPPMRPQQPSKPPTMKETSSSTLIPSPSTSIGEEVSSASSKFNNKPQLSSTSTQLTSEFNKLQLL from the exons GATATGTACAAGAATCAGCTGCAGGAACTTGCACAGAGAAGCTGTTTCAATCTGCCTTCTTATGCCTGCATTAGAGAAGGACCTGATCATGCACCGAGATTCAAAGCTTCTGTGAATTTCAATGGTGAGATCTTTGAAAGCCCAAGCTATTGCACCACATTAAGACAGGCAGAGCATGCAGCTGCTGAAGTAGCTCTTAGTGTCTTGTCCACAAGAGGCCCTGCAAGGTCTCTCACTGCAAGAGTTCTT GATGAAACTGGAATATACAAGAACCTCCTTCAAGAAACTGCTCATAGAGCTGGACTGAACCTCCCTGTATATACCACAATAAGATCAGGTCCTGGCCATGTTCCAATTTTCACTTGCACTGTAGAGCTTGCAGGCATGAATTTCACTGGTGAGCCAGCCAAGAcaaagaaacaagctgagaagaaTGCTGCAATAGCAGCTTGGTCTGCCCtgaaaaaat TGCCAAACTTGGGTGCATGGACAAATAAAGAAGCAGCCACTCGTGAAGAACAGGATCAGGCGGTTGTGACAAggtttctttcaaattttagacCAAAAGATGATTTCAAACAAGCAAGGAGGAGGGATCAGAACCAAGCAAAACGAAGAATGGTGAGGTCCCATAGAGACTTTAGTTGTggttcttcatccacatctagTAATCATCAAATACAGCATCAGCAGTGGAGGCTTTTGGATCTGTTACTTGACTCTGCCTCAGAAGGTTCATCACAAATTAAAAACTCCTTTGTGTCTCTTCTGCCTCCTCCCCCTCCTAGAACAGCTTCAAAGATCTTGCCACCAACTTCACCTAGAGACACTCCCTCTCCATACTCATCAAATAGGTCCATTCCAGTACAAGTCAGGGGCAGATCACAAATTATAACACCTCCATTGGAAGAGCATCAAAGAGATGAGGAAGAGTGGCTTGGTGGGAAATCAGATGCAATCAAGAAGCCTATTGAAAAGGAAGGTCCAAGCAATTCAAGTTCAAATTTTGTCTGTGGGGCTAGCTCAATATATAGGCAATTTCCTATGTCAAATTCTGGGAAGGTGGCCTCTTCAATGCTTGATAGCACCATTCAACATGAACAAAGCCAAATCAGAACTGGGCCTTTTGGTTCAGCTCAAGACAAGGTACCTACAAATGCCCACATGGCTAGAACCATGTACACTGGAGGGTTCAATCCTCACAGGATAGCCCCAGCAGTTCAAATCAGATCAGTGATCCCAGTGTGTGCAGCACCACCACCAATGAGACCCCAACAACCCTCAAAGCCTCCAACAATGaaagaaacttcatcatcaacTTTAATTCCTTCTCCTTCTACTTCAATTGGAGAAGAGGTCTCATCAGCTAGCTCAAAGTTCAACAACAAGCCACAATTATCCTCAACCTCAACTCAACTCACTTCTGAGTTCAACAAGCTACAATTATTATGa
- the LOC142643678 gene encoding uncharacterized protein LOC142643678 isoform X2, with translation MYKNQLQELAQRSCFNLPSYACIREGPDHAPRFKASVNFNGEIFESPSYCTTLRQAEHAAAEVALSVLSTRGPARSLTARVLDETGIYKNLLQETAHRAGLNLPVYTTIRSGPGHVPIFTCTVELAGMNFTGEPAKTKKQAEKNAAIAAWSALKKLPNLGAWTNKEAATREEQDQAVVTRFLSNFRPKDDFKQARRRDQNQAKRRMVRSHRDFSCGSSSTSSNHQIQHQQWRLLDLLLDSASEGSSQIKNSFVSLLPPPPPRTASKILPPTSPRDTPSPYSSNRSIPVQVRGRSQIITPPLEEHQRDEEEWLGGKSDAIKKPIEKEGPSNSSSNFVCGASSIYRQFPMSNSGKVASSMLDSTIQHEQSQIRTGPFGSAQDKVPTNAHMARTMYTGGFNPHRIAPAVQIRSVIPVCAAPPPMRPQQPSKPPTMKETSSSTLIPSPSTSIGEEVSSASSKFNNKPQLSSTSTQLTSEFNKLQLL, from the exons ATGTACAAGAATCAGCTGCAGGAACTTGCACAGAGAAGCTGTTTCAATCTGCCTTCTTATGCCTGCATTAGAGAAGGACCTGATCATGCACCGAGATTCAAAGCTTCTGTGAATTTCAATGGTGAGATCTTTGAAAGCCCAAGCTATTGCACCACATTAAGACAGGCAGAGCATGCAGCTGCTGAAGTAGCTCTTAGTGTCTTGTCCACAAGAGGCCCTGCAAGGTCTCTCACTGCAAGAGTTCTT GATGAAACTGGAATATACAAGAACCTCCTTCAAGAAACTGCTCATAGAGCTGGACTGAACCTCCCTGTATATACCACAATAAGATCAGGTCCTGGCCATGTTCCAATTTTCACTTGCACTGTAGAGCTTGCAGGCATGAATTTCACTGGTGAGCCAGCCAAGAcaaagaaacaagctgagaagaaTGCTGCAATAGCAGCTTGGTCTGCCCtgaaaaaat TGCCAAACTTGGGTGCATGGACAAATAAAGAAGCAGCCACTCGTGAAGAACAGGATCAGGCGGTTGTGACAAggtttctttcaaattttagacCAAAAGATGATTTCAAACAAGCAAGGAGGAGGGATCAGAACCAAGCAAAACGAAGAATGGTGAGGTCCCATAGAGACTTTAGTTGTggttcttcatccacatctagTAATCATCAAATACAGCATCAGCAGTGGAGGCTTTTGGATCTGTTACTTGACTCTGCCTCAGAAGGTTCATCACAAATTAAAAACTCCTTTGTGTCTCTTCTGCCTCCTCCCCCTCCTAGAACAGCTTCAAAGATCTTGCCACCAACTTCACCTAGAGACACTCCCTCTCCATACTCATCAAATAGGTCCATTCCAGTACAAGTCAGGGGCAGATCACAAATTATAACACCTCCATTGGAAGAGCATCAAAGAGATGAGGAAGAGTGGCTTGGTGGGAAATCAGATGCAATCAAGAAGCCTATTGAAAAGGAAGGTCCAAGCAATTCAAGTTCAAATTTTGTCTGTGGGGCTAGCTCAATATATAGGCAATTTCCTATGTCAAATTCTGGGAAGGTGGCCTCTTCAATGCTTGATAGCACCATTCAACATGAACAAAGCCAAATCAGAACTGGGCCTTTTGGTTCAGCTCAAGACAAGGTACCTACAAATGCCCACATGGCTAGAACCATGTACACTGGAGGGTTCAATCCTCACAGGATAGCCCCAGCAGTTCAAATCAGATCAGTGATCCCAGTGTGTGCAGCACCACCACCAATGAGACCCCAACAACCCTCAAAGCCTCCAACAATGaaagaaacttcatcatcaacTTTAATTCCTTCTCCTTCTACTTCAATTGGAGAAGAGGTCTCATCAGCTAGCTCAAAGTTCAACAACAAGCCACAATTATCCTCAACCTCAACTCAACTCACTTCTGAGTTCAACAAGCTACAATTATTATGa